From a region of the Anaeromyxobacter sp. genome:
- a CDS encoding MFS transporter has protein sequence MTPPPGADRADVARLFGARGVRLFAYGALSVVLVFHLAAAGLSEARIGLLLSLTLLGDTALSLVLTTRADAAGRRRTLLLGAALMVGAGLLFAVTQDFWLLLLAATLGIISPSGNEVGPFLAVEQAALAQAVPPARRTSTFAWYTLTGAFATALGAFTGGALAEGLQRLGWAPLASYRMVVALYALAGLGLMLLFAGLGPGIEAPPSPGAARPPLLSPGLGLHRSRRVVVRLSALFALDAFAGGFIVQSFVAWWLHRRFGAGEGLVGAVFLGANVLAGLSALSAAWLARRFGLLNTMVFTHLPSNLLLLLVPFAPSLPWAVAILFARFSISQMDVPTRQSYTMAVVDPTERAAAAGVTGIARTVGAALSPLLAGPLYAVPALAGLPFLICGGLKIAYDLALWRAFSKVRPPEERA, from the coding sequence GTGACGCCGCCGCCCGGGGCGGACCGCGCCGACGTCGCCCGCCTCTTCGGCGCGCGCGGGGTGCGGCTCTTCGCCTACGGCGCGCTGTCGGTGGTGCTGGTCTTCCACCTGGCGGCCGCCGGCCTCTCGGAGGCCCGCATCGGCCTGCTCCTCAGCCTGACCCTGCTGGGCGACACCGCCCTCTCGCTGGTCCTCACCACCCGCGCCGACGCGGCCGGCCGCCGCCGCACGCTCCTCCTCGGCGCGGCCCTCATGGTGGGGGCCGGGCTGCTCTTCGCGGTGACGCAGGACTTCTGGCTGCTGCTGCTGGCCGCCACGCTCGGCATCATCAGCCCCTCCGGAAACGAGGTGGGCCCCTTCCTGGCGGTGGAGCAGGCGGCGCTGGCGCAGGCGGTCCCCCCGGCGCGGCGCACCTCGACCTTCGCCTGGTACACCCTGACCGGCGCCTTCGCCACCGCGCTCGGCGCTTTCACCGGCGGGGCGCTGGCGGAGGGGCTGCAGCGGCTCGGCTGGGCACCGCTGGCCAGCTACCGGATGGTGGTGGCGCTCTACGCCCTGGCCGGCCTGGGGCTGATGCTGCTCTTCGCCGGGCTCGGGCCCGGCATCGAGGCCCCCCCGTCGCCGGGCGCGGCCCGGCCGCCGCTCCTCTCGCCCGGGCTGGGCCTGCACCGATCCCGCCGGGTGGTGGTCCGGCTCTCCGCCCTCTTCGCCCTCGACGCGTTCGCCGGCGGCTTCATCGTGCAGAGCTTCGTGGCCTGGTGGCTCCACCGCCGCTTCGGGGCCGGCGAGGGGCTGGTGGGCGCGGTCTTCCTGGGCGCCAACGTGCTGGCCGGGCTGTCGGCGCTGTCGGCCGCCTGGCTGGCCCGCCGCTTCGGGCTCCTGAACACCATGGTGTTCACCCACCTGCCCTCCAACCTCCTCCTCCTGCTGGTGCCCTTCGCGCCCAGCCTGCCCTGGGCGGTGGCCATCCTCTTCGCCCGCTTCTCCATCTCCCAGATGGACGTGCCGACGCGGCAGTCCTACACGATGGCGGTGGTGGACCCCACCGAGCGGGCGGCCGCCGCCGGCGTGACCGGCATCGCGCGCACCGTGGGCGCCGCGCTCTCGCCGCTGCTGGCCGGGCCGCTCTACGCCGTGCCGGCGCTGGCCGGGCTGCCCTTCCTGATCTGCGGGGGGCTCAAGATCGCCTACGACCTGGCGCTGTGGCGGGCCTTCTCGAAGGTCAGGCCCCCAGAGGAGCGAGCGTGA
- a CDS encoding ABC transporter ATP-binding protein, translating to MGGAPGTPVFQASGITKVYRMGDVEVHALRGVDVTFHEGEFVVLLGPSGSGKSTLLNVLGGLDVPSTGAVRWRDHDLADPDEGLLTRYRRDHVGFVFQFYNLVPSLTARENVALAAEIARRPMSPEEALGLVGLSARLDHFPAQLSGGEQQRVAIARAVVKRPDVLLCDEPTGALDAATGRLVLEVLARVNRELGTTTVVITHNASIADLADRVLSLRDGLVVQETVHAARKTPQEIAW from the coding sequence ATGGGCGGCGCACCTGGCACGCCGGTCTTCCAGGCCAGCGGCATCACCAAGGTCTACCGGATGGGCGACGTGGAGGTGCACGCGCTCCGCGGCGTGGACGTCACCTTCCACGAGGGCGAGTTCGTGGTGCTGCTCGGCCCCTCCGGCTCGGGCAAGTCCACCCTCCTCAACGTGCTGGGCGGCCTCGACGTGCCCTCCACCGGCGCGGTGCGCTGGCGCGACCACGACCTGGCCGATCCGGACGAGGGGCTGCTGACGCGCTACCGGCGCGACCACGTCGGCTTCGTCTTCCAGTTCTACAACCTGGTGCCGAGCCTGACGGCGCGCGAGAACGTGGCGCTGGCCGCCGAGATCGCCCGCCGGCCCATGAGCCCGGAGGAGGCGCTCGGGCTGGTCGGCCTCTCGGCCCGGCTCGACCACTTCCCGGCCCAGCTCTCCGGCGGCGAGCAGCAGCGGGTGGCCATCGCCCGCGCCGTGGTGAAGCGGCCCGACGTCCTGCTGTGCGACGAGCCCACCGGCGCGCTCGACGCGGCCACCGGCCGGCTGGTGCTGGAGGTGCTGGCCAGGGTCAACCGGGAGCTCGGCACCACCACCGTGGTCATCACCCACAACGCCTCCATCGCCGACCTGGCCGACCGGGTCCTGAGCCTGCGCGACGGCCTGGTGGTGCAGGAGACGGTCCACGCCGCGCGGAAGACGCCGCAGGAGATCGCCTGGTGA
- a CDS encoding HlyD family efflux transporter periplasmic adaptor subunit, translating into MRVRTVVVAALAAAALAGLVVWLRPDPAPVVTAPVVRGPIREVVAGTGRARVRDRYLVAAPVSGHLLRVPVVEGQRVAPGQPLASIAPATPGPLDARSRAELQARLEAARAAEAEAGAGLARAGLADQEGAAELRRAEALAAGGSVAGRELELAGYVRRQRAEELRMAGHARRRAAGEVAAARAMLAGAEAGGRGERVVLRAPAGGLVLRLLRESEGPVGAGAPLVEVGDPAALEVELDLLTTQAVRIRPGAAVALVGWGGQGALPGRVRSVDPSAFTKVSALGVEEQRVHVVVDPVPGPEAWAALGDGYAVEAEVVVAERASALKAPAGALFRSGDRWAAFVVEGGRARLRRLAVAERGPSEVAVLEGLAEGEQLVLHPTDKVVDGGRVRSR; encoded by the coding sequence ATGCGCGTCCGCACCGTCGTCGTCGCCGCCCTGGCCGCCGCCGCCCTGGCGGGGCTGGTGGTCTGGCTCCGCCCCGACCCGGCGCCGGTGGTGACCGCGCCGGTGGTGCGCGGCCCCATCCGCGAGGTGGTGGCGGGGACCGGGCGGGCCCGGGTGCGGGACCGCTACCTGGTGGCCGCGCCGGTGAGCGGCCACCTGCTGCGGGTCCCGGTGGTGGAGGGCCAGCGGGTGGCGCCCGGCCAGCCGCTGGCGTCCATCGCGCCGGCCACCCCGGGGCCGCTCGACGCGCGCAGCCGCGCCGAGCTGCAGGCCCGGCTGGAGGCCGCCCGTGCGGCCGAGGCCGAGGCCGGGGCCGGGCTGGCGCGGGCCGGGCTGGCGGACCAGGAGGGCGCCGCCGAGCTCAGGCGCGCCGAGGCGCTGGCGGCGGGCGGGTCGGTGGCCGGGCGGGAGCTGGAGCTGGCCGGGTACGTGCGGCGCCAGCGGGCGGAGGAGCTGCGCATGGCCGGCCACGCGCGGCGGCGCGCCGCCGGCGAGGTGGCGGCGGCCCGCGCCATGCTGGCCGGGGCGGAGGCGGGCGGGCGCGGCGAGCGGGTGGTCCTGCGGGCGCCGGCGGGCGGGCTGGTGCTCCGGCTGCTCCGAGAGAGCGAGGGGCCGGTGGGGGCGGGGGCGCCGCTCGTGGAGGTGGGCGACCCGGCGGCCCTCGAGGTGGAGCTCGACCTCCTCACCACCCAGGCGGTGCGGATCCGGCCCGGCGCGGCGGTGGCGCTGGTCGGCTGGGGTGGCCAGGGGGCGCTGCCGGGGCGGGTGCGCTCGGTCGATCCGTCGGCCTTCACCAAGGTCTCGGCGCTCGGCGTGGAGGAGCAGCGGGTCCACGTGGTGGTGGATCCGGTGCCGGGCCCGGAGGCCTGGGCGGCGCTCGGTGACGGGTACGCGGTGGAGGCCGAGGTGGTGGTGGCGGAGCGGGCCAGCGCCCTCAAGGCCCCGGCGGGCGCGCTCTTCAGGTCGGGGGACCGGTGGGCGGCCTTCGTGGTGGAGGGCGGGCGCGCCAGGCTGCGGCGCCTGGCGGTGGCCGAGCGAGGCCCGTCCGAGGTGGCGGTGCTCGAGGGGCTCGCCGAGGGGGAGCAGCTCGTCCTCCACCCCACGGACAAGGTGGTGGACGGCGGCCGGGTGAGGTCCAGGTGA
- a CDS encoding alanine--glyoxylate aminotransferase family protein produces the protein MTAPIVSELAPPLRLLLGPGPSPVHPRVLKAMSTPLLGHLDPKFLEIMNEVQAQLRAAFGTQNPFTIALSGTGSAGMEAALVNVLEPGDTMVVVVSGVFGTRMADIVGRCGARLVKVELPWGEVVTRQALAEVLAREGKVKAVGLVHAETSTGAWQPMEGLGQLCHEHGALLVVDTVTSLGGLPVEVDAWGADAVYSGTQKCLSCPPGLAPFTLSPRALEVVKGRTTKVQSWYLDASMIADYWADGKRAYHHTAPISMVYALRESLRLVFEEGLPARFARHQRNAAALLAGLAALGCEPQAAAGHRLPSLNCVKVPPGVDEAAVRRWLLAERSIEIGGGLGPLAGKVWRVGLMGEGSRQEHVLAVLAALEQALAAQGKGPVPGTAVSAALQAWARG, from the coding sequence ATGACCGCCCCCATCGTCTCCGAGCTCGCCCCGCCCCTGCGCCTCCTGCTCGGCCCCGGCCCCAGCCCGGTGCACCCGCGCGTGCTGAAGGCCATGTCGACGCCGCTGCTCGGCCACCTCGACCCCAAGTTCCTGGAGATCATGAACGAGGTGCAGGCCCAGCTGCGCGCCGCCTTCGGCACCCAGAACCCCTTCACCATCGCCCTCTCCGGCACCGGGTCGGCGGGCATGGAGGCGGCGCTGGTCAACGTGCTCGAGCCCGGCGACACCATGGTGGTGGTGGTGAGCGGCGTCTTCGGCACCCGCATGGCCGACATCGTGGGGCGCTGCGGCGCGCGCCTGGTGAAGGTGGAGCTCCCCTGGGGCGAGGTGGTGACGCGCCAGGCGCTGGCCGAGGTGCTGGCGCGCGAGGGCAAGGTCAAGGCGGTGGGCCTGGTGCACGCCGAGACCTCCACCGGGGCCTGGCAGCCCATGGAGGGCCTCGGCCAGCTCTGCCACGAGCACGGCGCGCTGCTGGTGGTGGACACCGTCACCTCGCTGGGCGGCCTGCCGGTGGAGGTGGACGCCTGGGGGGCCGACGCCGTCTACTCCGGCACGCAGAAGTGCCTCTCCTGCCCGCCCGGCCTGGCGCCGTTCACGCTCTCGCCGCGCGCCCTGGAGGTGGTGAAGGGGCGCACGACCAAGGTCCAGAGCTGGTACCTGGACGCCTCGATGATCGCCGACTACTGGGCCGACGGGAAGCGCGCCTACCACCACACCGCGCCCATCTCGATGGTCTACGCGCTGCGCGAGTCGCTGCGGCTGGTCTTCGAGGAGGGGCTGCCGGCCCGCTTCGCCCGCCACCAGCGCAACGCCGCGGCCCTGCTGGCCGGCCTGGCGGCGCTGGGCTGCGAGCCACAGGCGGCCGCTGGCCACCGGCTCCCCTCGCTCAACTGCGTCAAGGTGCCACCCGGCGTGGACGAGGCGGCGGTGCGCCGCTGGCTGCTGGCGGAGCGGTCCATCGAGATCGGGGGCGGCCTCGGGCCGCTGGCCGGCAAGGTCTGGCGCGTCGGGCTGATGGGCGAGGGCTCGCGGCAGGAGCACGTGCTGGCGGTGCTGGCGGCGCTGGAGCAGGCGCTGGCCGCCCAGGGGAAGGGCCCCGTGCCGGGGACCGCCGTCTCGGCGGCGCTCCAGGCCTGGGCCCGCGGCTGA
- a CDS encoding FtsX-like permease family protein — translation MRALDRKLLRDLWHLRVQAAAVALLTACGVATLVGSVTTWRALERTQAGYYADHRFPDLFAEVRRAPGGLAARLADLPGVAEVEPRVGAYGTLALERAAGAPITARLVSQPPGGSRLDRLHLRTGRGPAGPGEVAVGEGFAQAWGLGPGDALAAVVNGRRERLTVVGVAVSPSTVYAIRPGDVFPDDRHFAVLWVDQATLAAALDLTGAWNEVGLVLAPGASRPEVVAQVDRLLAAAGGTGAYGRDQHVSHRFLTDEIRQLKAMAAAVPSIFMGVAAYIISLVLSRLVATQRAQIGMLKAIGWSGAQVAGHYAWMVTGMALAGGLAGLGGGVAMGRWMAGVYAAYYRLPELRFEGDLPVLALAVALAVAAALLGAAGAVWRALRLPPAEAMRPAAPPTYRPGLVERLGLTRWLSQPGRMVVRGLSRRPLRAALAALGLSTAVAVLLLSNFSEGATSLILRRELEEAQRQDLSVTFANARGPEALAELRALPGVLAVEGTRDVPAVLRHGHLSYRTGLRGVEPDARLGRLVSADGQVVPVPPSGLVLSRQLAAILAVEPGGLVTAEITEGRRPVLTLPVVATVDDFLGAGATMARQALSASLGEGPLVTGARLATDPALAGEVRARLAARPGVMGATSRAATVAAVRVILDELVVTYMAVISLLAAGIAAGVVYNTARITWAEREPELSTLRVIGFTRGETWRILAGELLALLVAALPLGTALGALAVRSVAAAMSNDLFRIPAVVNRGEVAWAVGVTTAVTLAVTALAYRWVARLDLAGSLDRRE, via the coding sequence CTGCGCGCCCTCGACCGCAAGCTGCTGCGCGACCTGTGGCACCTGCGGGTGCAGGCGGCCGCGGTGGCACTGCTCACGGCGTGCGGCGTGGCCACCCTGGTGGGCTCGGTGACCACCTGGCGCGCCCTGGAGCGGACCCAGGCCGGCTACTACGCGGACCACCGCTTCCCCGACCTGTTCGCCGAGGTGCGCCGCGCCCCCGGCGGCCTGGCGGCCCGGCTGGCCGATCTGCCCGGGGTGGCCGAGGTGGAGCCGCGGGTGGGCGCCTACGGCACGCTGGCGCTCGAGCGGGCCGCCGGGGCGCCCATCACGGCGCGCCTGGTCTCGCAGCCGCCGGGTGGCTCGCGCCTGGACCGGCTCCACCTGCGCACCGGGCGTGGGCCGGCCGGGCCCGGCGAGGTGGCGGTGGGGGAGGGGTTCGCCCAGGCCTGGGGCCTCGGCCCGGGCGACGCCCTGGCCGCGGTGGTGAACGGCCGGCGGGAGCGGCTCACGGTGGTGGGCGTGGCGGTCTCGCCCTCCACCGTCTACGCCATCCGGCCGGGCGACGTCTTCCCCGACGACCGGCACTTCGCGGTGCTCTGGGTGGACCAGGCCACCCTGGCCGCGGCCCTCGACCTGACCGGCGCCTGGAACGAGGTCGGGCTGGTGCTGGCGCCCGGCGCCTCCCGGCCCGAGGTGGTGGCGCAGGTGGACCGGCTGCTGGCGGCGGCCGGCGGCACCGGCGCCTACGGCCGGGACCAGCACGTCTCGCACCGCTTCCTCACCGACGAGATCCGCCAGCTCAAGGCCATGGCGGCGGCGGTCCCGTCGATCTTCATGGGCGTGGCCGCCTACATCATCTCGCTGGTGCTGTCCCGGCTGGTGGCCACGCAGCGGGCCCAGATCGGCATGCTCAAGGCCATCGGCTGGTCGGGGGCGCAGGTGGCGGGCCACTACGCCTGGATGGTGACCGGCATGGCCCTGGCGGGCGGGCTGGCGGGCCTCGGCGGCGGGGTGGCCATGGGGCGGTGGATGGCCGGCGTCTACGCCGCCTACTACCGGCTGCCGGAGCTGCGCTTCGAGGGCGACCTCCCGGTGCTGGCGCTGGCGGTGGCGCTGGCGGTGGCCGCCGCCCTGCTGGGGGCCGCCGGCGCGGTGTGGCGCGCCCTCCGGCTCCCGCCGGCCGAGGCCATGCGGCCGGCCGCGCCGCCCACCTACCGGCCGGGGCTGGTGGAGCGGCTCGGGCTGACCCGCTGGCTCTCTCAGCCGGGGCGCATGGTGGTGCGCGGCCTCTCGCGGCGCCCGCTGCGCGCGGCGCTGGCGGCGCTGGGGCTGTCCACCGCGGTGGCGGTGCTGCTGCTCTCGAACTTCTCCGAGGGGGCGACGTCGCTGATCCTGCGGCGCGAGCTGGAGGAGGCGCAGCGGCAGGACCTCTCGGTCACCTTCGCCAACGCCAGGGGCCCGGAGGCCCTGGCCGAGCTGCGCGCCCTGCCGGGCGTGCTGGCGGTGGAGGGGACCCGCGACGTGCCGGCGGTGCTGCGCCACGGCCACCTGAGCTACCGCACCGGGCTGCGCGGCGTGGAGCCGGACGCGCGGCTGGGCCGGCTGGTGTCGGCCGACGGGCAGGTGGTGCCCGTGCCGCCCTCCGGGCTGGTCCTGTCGCGGCAGCTGGCGGCCATCCTGGCGGTCGAGCCCGGCGGCCTGGTGACGGCCGAGATCACCGAGGGGCGGCGCCCGGTGCTGACGCTCCCGGTGGTGGCCACGGTGGACGACTTCCTCGGCGCCGGCGCCACCATGGCGCGGCAGGCGCTCTCGGCGAGCCTGGGCGAGGGGCCGCTCGTCACCGGGGCCCGCCTGGCCACCGATCCGGCCCTGGCCGGCGAGGTGCGGGCCCGCCTGGCGGCCCGTCCCGGCGTCATGGGGGCCACCTCGCGCGCCGCCACGGTGGCGGCGGTGCGGGTCATCCTCGACGAGCTGGTGGTCACCTACATGGCCGTCATCAGCCTGCTGGCCGCGGGCATCGCCGCCGGCGTGGTCTACAACACCGCCCGCATCACCTGGGCCGAGCGGGAGCCGGAGCTGTCCACGCTGCGGGTCATCGGTTTCACCCGCGGCGAGACCTGGCGGATCCTGGCCGGCGAGCTGCTGGCGCTCCTGGTGGCGGCGCTGCCACTGGGGACGGCGCTGGGCGCGCTGGCCGTGCGCTCCGTGGCCGCCGCCATGTCCAACGACCTCTTCCGGATCCCCGCCGTCGTGAATCGCGGCGAGGTGGCCTGGGCGGTGGGCGTCACCACCGCGGTGACGCTGGCCGTGACCGCGCTGGCCTACCGGTGGGTGGCCCGGCTGGACCTGGCGGGATCGCTCGATCGAAGGGAGTGA